One window of Helicobacter sp. MIT 99-5507 genomic DNA carries:
- a CDS encoding phosphomannomutase/phosphoglucomutase: MSIFREYDIRGIYQKDLNKDIVFSIGKYLALELKKRGGKSIAIGYDARIHSPDLFDYLSNGISSEGLKIYFMGMIPTPVAYFSLYHKFENIDNIDASIMITGSHNPPQYNGFKITMLKEPFYGEDIKKIGKLIESKIYNFKEYTKDITNINALDEYINFLTNHFSNLRDFRYKVALDCGNGVAGLAITKVLENLNIDFLGLYTNPDGTFPNHHPDPSVEENLTSLKKAMKDNDIKIGIAYDGDADRLALLSENYSFKGDELAILFARKILEGGLKPVIIGEVKCSKIMYDEINKIGKAIMYKTGHSNLKVKLKETNAHLAAEMSGHIFFNDRYFGYDDALYSSLRALELFLDSSIKDVENIIKSFPQMYSTPEEKVESSEEEKFKIIENLAIKLSNPPSDFPKILDIITIDGLRVVFENGWGLIRASNTTPILVTRFEATTKELATFYKQKMLGLLKD, from the coding sequence ATGAGTATTTTTAGAGAATATGATATTAGAGGAATATATCAAAAAGATTTAAACAAAGATATAGTTTTTAGCATTGGAAAATATCTAGCTCTCGAGCTTAAAAAAAGAGGTGGAAAAAGCATTGCTATTGGCTATGATGCAAGAATCCATAGCCCAGATTTATTTGATTATCTAAGCAATGGAATTAGTAGCGAAGGATTAAAAATATATTTTATGGGAATGATTCCTACGCCTGTAGCTTATTTTAGCTTGTATCATAAATTTGAAAATATAGATAATATTGATGCAAGCATAATGATTACAGGCTCACACAATCCGCCACAATATAATGGCTTTAAAATCACAATGCTAAAAGAGCCATTTTATGGAGAAGATATAAAAAAAATTGGTAAATTAATAGAATCTAAAATCTATAATTTTAAAGAATATACTAAAGATATAACAAATATAAATGCCCTAGATGAATATATAAATTTTCTTACAAATCATTTTAGTAATTTACGGGATTTTAGATACAAAGTTGCTCTTGATTGTGGCAATGGCGTAGCAGGACTTGCAATAACAAAAGTCTTAGAAAATCTAAATATTGATTTTTTAGGACTTTATACAAATCCAGATGGAACTTTTCCAAATCACCATCCAGACCCTAGTGTAGAAGAGAATCTAACTAGCTTAAAAAAAGCGATGAAAGACAATGACATAAAAATTGGCATAGCTTATGATGGAGATGCTGATAGATTGGCATTGCTTAGTGAAAATTATTCATTTAAAGGTGATGAACTTGCAATATTATTTGCTAGAAAGATTCTTGAGGGCGGACTAAAACCTGTAATCATTGGAGAGGTGAAATGCTCAAAAATAATGTATGATGAGATAAATAAAATTGGCAAAGCTATAATGTATAAAACAGGACATAGCAATCTAAAAGTAAAACTAAAAGAAACAAATGCTCATCTTGCTGCTGAAATGAGTGGGCATATATTTTTTAATGATAGATATTTTGGCTATGATGACGCATTGTATTCATCGCTTAGAGCATTAGAATTATTCTTAGATTCTAGTATCAAAGATGTAGAAAATATTATAAAAAGTTTTCCACAAATGTATTCAACACCAGAAGAAAAAGTAGAATCTAGTGAAGAAGAAAAATTTAAAATTATAGAAAATCTTGCCATCAAGCTATCAAATCCACCTAGTGATTTTCCAAAGATTCTAGATATCATCACGATTGATGGGCTTAGAGTTGTATTTGAAAATGGCTGGGGACTTATTCGTGCTAGCAATACAACCCCAATACTTGTTACTAGGTTTGAAGCGACTACAAAAGAACTAGCAACATTTTATAAACAAAAAATGCTTGGTTTATTAAAGGATTAA